In Paenibacillus sp. FSL M7-0420, a single genomic region encodes these proteins:
- a CDS encoding SU10 major capsid protein, producing MFKTSNLTAGEKISLVNEITKIGIQDTPLTSLLMAKGLVGKANSTVQTWREKTLDTTDDISVVEGNESPVFYESGRAELNNILQIFQKGASISGTANAINVTGQGNLFSGEVADRLLEVKVAMEKAITSGARNDGSLTPFIRKMDGIEKWAHTSNVLTGAASGVITEDEIKATVKKLWDQGNQSGQYFALVNADLKEQVDALYKDKYSYIAQQNVFGLIVDIVRTNYGSVNFVLSRHAAANKMTIFDAGALALDYLRQPEFEALAKTGDSIRGLVTAEATLRVGSKKAVAQYTLKA from the coding sequence ATGTTTAAAACTTCGAATCTTACTGCTGGCGAAAAAATTAGTTTGGTCAATGAAATTACAAAAATCGGTATCCAGGACACTCCTCTGACTTCCCTATTGATGGCTAAAGGTCTTGTAGGCAAAGCGAATAGTACTGTTCAAACGTGGAGAGAAAAAACACTTGATACTACTGATGATATCAGTGTTGTTGAAGGCAATGAATCCCCTGTTTTCTATGAATCAGGTCGTGCTGAACTCAATAACATTCTGCAAATCTTCCAGAAAGGGGCTTCCATTAGCGGAACAGCAAATGCAATCAATGTTACTGGTCAGGGTAATCTCTTCTCCGGTGAAGTTGCTGACCGTCTGCTTGAAGTAAAAGTGGCAATGGAAAAAGCAATCACTTCTGGCGCTCGTAACGATGGTTCCCTGACTCCATTTATCCGTAAGATGGACGGTATCGAGAAGTGGGCGCATACTTCTAACGTTCTGACAGGTGCAGCAAGCGGTGTAATTACTGAAGATGAAATCAAAGCAACTGTTAAAAAGTTGTGGGATCAAGGTAATCAATCCGGTCAATACTTCGCACTGGTTAACGCTGATCTGAAAGAACAAGTAGATGCTCTGTACAAAGATAAATACAGTTACATTGCACAGCAAAATGTCTTCGGTTTGATTGTAGACATTGTGAGAACCAATTACGGTTCGGTTAACTTTGTTCTGTCCCGTCATGCAGCCGCTAACAAGATGACAATCTTTGATGCGGGTGCTCTTGCCCTTGACTACTTGCGTCAACCTGAGTTTGAAGCACTTGCTAAAACCGGAGATAGTATCCGTGGTTTGGTTACTGCTGAAGCAACTCTTCGTGTAGGTTCCAAGAAAGCCGTTGCCCAGTATACTCTGAAAGCCTAA
- a CDS encoding DNA packaging protein, with protein sequence MAVETVNKKSKFDLVMEDFTLFSKNFVKIVDNLGNLIPFVFNQEQAEFVKQMGRYNIISKSRQIGFSTISLSYCIWNAINRPNSSYMIVSQDSKQVSVLFGRLKLMNDNLPRTKYKFPETVRDNRDELVLSNGSRIQVSPPNVNLGRGSTFQYVLLSEFAFYDLDQSKLLTSVTQALAKNPDSKIVIESTSNGTNNHYYELFMKSWKGKTNYKAFFYGWLSAAYKNQFKYEWDIAEEWFKASNKGQRLSTKDLTEEEKRIHDSGGSLRALMWRQWKLSTMKLIDFQTEFPSFPEESFKTSGRNVFDQTKVLERLENVLPPMSKDQLKTELPETVLQYIGKGLSVYHLPKRNVKYYGGSDVSSGSGGDSSSLTLMDADGVQVLAFASNKISVYEFAAFLNDIGRFYNYAFLAVEKNSYGLPVIQRLREDHGYMNLYKHRSFDKKGNKKLVLGFLTTSATKATLISDFKESFEKGLILIEDRDTLQQMIIFVENDGKMGNVKGKNLHDDLVISHALSVAAIQAKKWYV encoded by the coding sequence ATGGCTGTTGAAACTGTGAATAAGAAAAGCAAATTTGATTTAGTTATGGAAGATTTCACTTTATTCTCGAAGAACTTTGTTAAAATCGTAGACAATTTGGGAAACCTTATTCCCTTCGTCTTCAATCAGGAACAAGCGGAATTTGTGAAACAGATGGGCCGATACAATATCATAAGCAAGAGCCGCCAAATCGGATTTTCTACCATATCACTTTCATACTGTATCTGGAATGCAATTAATCGCCCTAACTCCAGTTATATGATTGTGTCTCAAGATAGCAAGCAAGTTAGCGTACTATTTGGACGCTTAAAATTAATGAATGATAATTTGCCAAGAACAAAATACAAGTTCCCTGAAACAGTTCGTGATAATCGAGATGAATTAGTGTTGTCGAATGGTAGCCGAATTCAGGTCAGCCCACCAAATGTTAACCTCGGACGGGGTAGTACATTCCAATATGTGTTGTTATCGGAGTTTGCCTTCTATGACCTTGATCAATCTAAACTATTAACTTCGGTTACACAAGCATTGGCGAAGAATCCAGACAGTAAGATCGTGATTGAATCCACTTCGAACGGCACAAACAACCATTACTATGAGTTATTTATGAAGAGTTGGAAAGGTAAAACCAATTATAAAGCATTCTTCTATGGTTGGTTATCAGCAGCATATAAAAATCAGTTCAAGTACGAGTGGGATATTGCAGAGGAATGGTTTAAAGCATCAAATAAAGGCCAGCGTTTGAGTACCAAGGATTTAACGGAAGAAGAAAAACGCATCCATGACAGTGGTGGATCATTACGTGCATTGATGTGGCGGCAATGGAAACTCTCCACAATGAAACTGATAGATTTCCAGACCGAATTCCCATCGTTCCCCGAAGAATCGTTTAAGACAAGCGGACGCAATGTATTTGATCAAACTAAGGTGCTGGAACGACTAGAAAACGTCCTCCCTCCTATGTCTAAGGATCAACTTAAAACCGAATTACCCGAAACTGTACTCCAATATATAGGCAAAGGTTTGAGTGTCTACCATTTGCCGAAGCGTAATGTTAAATATTACGGTGGCAGTGACGTTTCAAGTGGTTCAGGCGGTGATAGTTCATCTTTAACATTGATGGATGCTGACGGAGTTCAAGTACTAGCGTTTGCTAGTAATAAAATAAGCGTATATGAGTTTGCAGCATTCCTAAATGATATTGGTAGATTCTATAATTATGCGTTCTTAGCGGTCGAAAAGAACAGTTACGGTTTGCCTGTAATTCAACGGCTACGTGAAGACCACGGATATATGAATCTATATAAACATAGATCGTTTGATAAAAAAGGTAACAAGAAATTAGTATTAGGATTTCTAACCACTTCTGCGACAAAGGCCACTCTCATATCTGACTTTAAAGAATCATTTGAAAAAGGACTAATCCTTATTGAAGACAGGGATACCTTACAGCAAATGATTATTTTTGTTGAGAATGATGGCAAGATGGGCAATGTTAAAGGAAAAAATTTACACGATGATCTCGTGATTAGCCATGCTTTGAGTGTAGCGGCGATTCAAGCAAAAAAATGGTACGTATAA
- a CDS encoding GNAT family N-acetyltransferase, with protein sequence MITELQTERLVLRQMRTADSASLFPIWSDPEVTRFMNISSFTDESQAVEMIELLHKLATENQAIRYSITEAESGRIIGSCGFNALDYDNAKTEIGYDLSRECWGKGYVPEALRALIDYAFDTLGFNRIEAKAQPANINSIKVLQKLNFSLEGILRQSERSKGSFIDLCMYSRLATD encoded by the coding sequence ATGATTACAGAATTACAAACCGAAAGATTAGTATTAAGACAAATGCGCACCGCCGATTCAGCCAGCCTGTTCCCGATCTGGTCCGATCCTGAAGTCACCCGGTTCATGAATATCAGCAGCTTCACGGATGAGAGTCAGGCCGTGGAAATGATTGAGCTGCTTCATAAGTTAGCCACCGAGAATCAGGCGATCCGCTATTCCATCACGGAAGCAGAATCCGGTCGGATTATCGGCTCCTGTGGTTTCAATGCGCTGGACTATGACAATGCCAAGACAGAGATCGGTTATGACCTTAGCCGCGAGTGCTGGGGAAAAGGATATGTGCCTGAAGCCCTTCGCGCACTAATAGATTATGCGTTTGATACGCTGGGCTTCAATAGAATAGAAGCAAAGGCCCAGCCTGCTAATATCAATTCTATTAAGGTACTGCAGAAATTAAACTTTTCGCTGGAAGGAATATTGAGGCAGAGTGAGCGGTCCAAAGGAAGCTTCATTGATCTGTGTATGTATTCCAGATTAGCTACAGATTAG
- a CDS encoding tyrosine-type recombinase/integrase, whose translation MLMKFALSEFKSDREYRNVSDRTLAAYMAEMGKFHEYCINNEIINVEDCTASLVKQYLLAAKEKGNNPTTINTKLHILKIFFNYFESEMELFTPKTNPTKRITFAKENVKIEVFTDEQIKQMLRFYQKLKFRDKSIYSYRDYFLIIFLIGSACRLGETVNLRWSDVDLTNQIITVNGKKKVASSIPMTDKLKREFVEYRMFAEKYFSSLPEYVFTDRDGKQLTDNALKMVFKHLKAIMNFKNVRLSAHTFRHTAAHRMIVSGCDIGTVQKILRHNNVSMTLRYFALWGVALASQNEKYNPLNSIDL comes from the coding sequence ATGTTGATGAAGTTTGCATTATCTGAGTTTAAATCTGACCGCGAATATCGTAATGTATCTGATCGTACCCTCGCTGCTTATATGGCTGAAATGGGAAAGTTTCATGAGTACTGTATCAATAATGAAATTATTAATGTTGAAGACTGTACAGCATCCCTCGTTAAGCAGTATCTCCTTGCCGCAAAGGAAAAAGGTAATAATCCCACGACTATCAACACCAAGTTGCATATCCTCAAGATATTCTTTAATTACTTTGAATCGGAAATGGAACTCTTCACCCCTAAAACTAATCCTACAAAACGAATCACTTTCGCAAAAGAGAACGTTAAAATCGAAGTGTTTACAGATGAGCAAATCAAGCAGATGCTTCGGTTCTATCAGAAGTTGAAGTTTCGTGATAAATCCATCTACTCCTATCGTGACTACTTTCTAATCATCTTCCTTATTGGGTCTGCCTGTCGTTTAGGCGAAACCGTAAATTTGAGATGGTCAGATGTTGATCTTACAAATCAAATCATCACTGTTAACGGCAAAAAGAAAGTTGCCAGCAGCATTCCAATGACGGACAAATTAAAGCGTGAATTTGTTGAATACCGGATGTTTGCGGAAAAGTATTTCTCTTCTCTCCCTGAGTATGTTTTTACAGACAGAGACGGAAAGCAACTTACTGATAATGCTTTAAAAATGGTATTCAAACATCTTAAAGCAATCATGAACTTCAAAAATGTGAGATTGTCAGCCCATACATTCAGACATACCGCAGCCCACCGCATGATTGTTTCAGGTTGTGATATCGGAACTGTGCAGAAAATCCTAAGACATAACAACGTCTCCATGACGCTTAGGTATTTTGCGCTATGGGGTGTGGCACTTGCTTCCCAAAATGAAAAATACAATCCATTAAACTCCATTGATTTATAA
- a CDS encoding XRE family transcriptional regulator — protein MNDRMEWKIKRIQQQIKQNIVAAHIGCSSTLISLYENNKGEMSEYRVKQYKNFIEAGVKNE, from the coding sequence ATGAATGATCGAATGGAGTGGAAAATCAAAAGGATTCAGCAGCAAATTAAACAAAATATCGTTGCAGCACACATAGGATGTTCCAGCACTCTCATATCTTTATATGAGAATAACAAAGGCGAAATGTCAGAGTACAGGGTTAAGCAATATAAAAACTTTATTGAGGCAGGTGTAAAAAATGAATGA
- a CDS encoding helix-turn-helix transcriptional regulator — translation MSYEITRFRRLGDYLRSRRERLQPEAVGIKETNSQRRTPGLRREEVAVLAGLSSTYYTWLEQGREVTASREVMESLSQALRLSADEHKHLFELWNPGLPDTLASIDTASPELNPQWRDIIRQLTYPSFITNERSEVLAWNDRASEVLSDFGSLPASERIMLRLLFLDLELRRRMLNWEEFALYSVGVYRTYYDMNLHDPWYKEMVDQLLEDSADFAEMWKQHNILGKKVNRVVIESLGTSRPVVYDINSMANLADHPGVHICIYTPVLT, via the coding sequence ATGAGTTACGAGATTACGAGGTTTAGGCGTCTTGGCGACTACCTGAGATCACGGCGGGAACGTCTGCAGCCTGAAGCTGTAGGGATCAAGGAAACGAACAGTCAGCGCAGAACTCCAGGGCTGCGGCGGGAGGAGGTTGCAGTTCTGGCTGGTCTCAGCAGCACCTATTATACTTGGCTGGAGCAGGGCAGGGAGGTTACCGCCTCCAGAGAGGTCATGGAGAGTCTCAGTCAGGCGCTGCGGTTGTCGGCAGATGAGCACAAGCATCTGTTCGAGCTATGGAATCCGGGCTTGCCGGATACACTTGCTTCTATAGATACAGCCAGTCCGGAGCTGAATCCGCAGTGGCGGGATATTATCCGCCAATTGACTTATCCGTCTTTTATTACGAATGAGCGGTCTGAGGTACTGGCCTGGAATGATAGGGCGAGTGAAGTCCTTAGTGATTTCGGAAGTCTGCCTGCTTCAGAGCGCATTATGCTGCGTCTTCTGTTCCTGGACCTGGAGCTGCGCCGCCGGATGCTGAATTGGGAGGAGTTCGCGCTCTATTCAGTAGGGGTGTACAGAACCTATTATGACATGAACCTGCACGATCCCTGGTACAAGGAGATGGTCGATCAGCTCTTGGAGGACAGTGCGGATTTCGCTGAGATGTGGAAGCAGCACAATATACTGGGCAAAAAGGTTAACCGTGTGGTCATAGAGAGTCTGGGAACGAGCCGGCCTGTAGTCTACGATATCAATTCTATGGCGAATCTGGCAGATCACCCGGGTGTGCATATTTGTATCTATACCCCTGTCTTAACCTAG
- a CDS encoding phage holin family protein — MERVDIVVKLAIGAVTGIVSWMVGGFGLVFTVLLGLMMLDFITGFMVGIYQKNINSRIGTLGLIRKIYVVLLIGAVYLIEVAVLKGNGVVTDGVSGAFCLIEFTSITENGGKLGIPLPQKVKDIILVLKNKEKEE; from the coding sequence TTGGAACGTGTTGATATTGTAGTTAAATTGGCAATTGGAGCCGTGACAGGAATCGTGTCGTGGATGGTTGGAGGATTTGGATTAGTATTCACTGTACTCCTGGGACTCATGATGTTGGATTTTATAACCGGATTTATGGTCGGTATTTACCAAAAAAACATAAATAGTCGAATCGGAACGTTAGGGCTAATCAGGAAAATATATGTTGTTCTCTTGATCGGAGCCGTTTATCTAATTGAAGTTGCTGTACTCAAAGGCAATGGTGTTGTGACTGATGGTGTTAGTGGTGCATTTTGTTTGATTGAGTTTACTTCGATCACAGAAAATGGCGGTAAATTGGGTATCCCACTACCTCAGAAGGTGAAAGATATTATCCTTGTGCTGAAGAATAAAGAGAAAGAAGAATAA
- a CDS encoding Ig-like domain-containing protein yields MFDLFSVNDTADFEFIQSQIGTDVYINRSATPTRVVITNTNLEQNYDDKKITSLTPIHRGDIVVYEGNKYMLISEINSERYNKYKGIIRRLPQTIIVNSSCRFIHVDCYITVGDLGVTSGKVISVVDGSINVFTNNYYKDLGLEIGNRFFVDGQMFKITGIDTFSQKGIANLSCEKDLINSGTDDVANGIAGGLACPVDITTEPTSVVLGSTLQLVYTSTSNAPVTFTSSNSAIATVNATGLVTGHSVGSVTITIANATNGRITDTVILAVEDVPVSKSIVLTANTSPITELKATQSKTITANIYDGATLITDGSEPVTWALYADDQVSPYDTANVQITATTASTITLKGIKYTFYVQLKCTLNSDPSIFVWQRIKLRSVL; encoded by the coding sequence ATGTTTGATTTATTCAGTGTCAACGATACAGCCGATTTTGAATTTATTCAGAGTCAAATTGGTACGGATGTCTATATAAATCGTTCTGCTACACCTACGCGAGTAGTCATTACTAACACGAATCTTGAACAAAATTATGACGATAAGAAAATCACTTCCCTTACTCCTATCCATCGTGGCGATATTGTTGTTTATGAAGGCAATAAATACATGCTTATCAGTGAAATAAACAGTGAGCGCTACAACAAATACAAGGGGATCATCCGAAGATTGCCGCAAACTATAATTGTCAATTCCTCATGTCGTTTTATTCATGTGGATTGTTATATTACTGTTGGAGATTTAGGGGTAACATCGGGGAAGGTAATAAGTGTAGTGGATGGCAGTATCAATGTTTTTACTAACAATTATTATAAGGATTTGGGGCTAGAAATCGGTAATAGATTCTTTGTCGATGGTCAGATGTTTAAGATCACTGGGATAGATACATTTTCTCAAAAAGGAATTGCTAATTTGTCATGTGAAAAGGATCTGATTAACAGCGGTACAGATGACGTTGCTAATGGAATTGCTGGTGGCCTTGCGTGTCCAGTTGATATTACGACAGAACCAACTTCTGTTGTTCTCGGCTCTACACTCCAGTTAGTCTATACAAGCACAAGCAATGCACCTGTAACATTTACATCCTCTAATAGTGCAATCGCTACAGTGAACGCTACAGGGCTTGTGACAGGTCATTCAGTAGGTAGTGTTACTATTACAATTGCCAATGCTACAAATGGGCGTATCACAGATACTGTAATTCTAGCGGTTGAAGATGTTCCAGTGTCCAAGTCAATTGTACTGACTGCAAATACCTCTCCAATCACAGAATTAAAAGCAACTCAGTCAAAAACTATAACGGCCAATATCTATGATGGTGCTACATTAATCACAGATGGATCAGAGCCTGTCACATGGGCGTTGTATGCTGATGACCAGGTTAGTCCATATGATACAGCGAATGTACAGATTACAGCCACTACAGCATCGACAATAACATTGAAGGGAATAAAATACACGTTCTACGTACAGTTGAAATGTACGCTTAATAGCGATCCGTCAATATTCGTATGGCAGCGGATTAAATTGAGATCAGTGTTGTAG
- a CDS encoding accessory gene regulator ArgB-like protein, with translation MLEFMSGKLAFTIKNIVPEHPASYAVLKFAISVVLNVVFIIGLTLAVSLLTGRTSEALQILISFAVLRQVSGGVHLRSGIACVLFTVSLFTVLSFVEVSSLYVMLMNGTSLLIVLWLAPIGIERQTRIPRRHWPKLRIVAILLVAANIVIGSSVIAASFLAQSISLIIARREVNI, from the coding sequence ATGCTTGAATTCATGTCCGGCAAGCTGGCATTTACGATTAAAAATATCGTACCTGAACACCCGGCATCCTACGCTGTCCTGAAATTTGCTATTAGCGTAGTGCTTAATGTGGTGTTTATTATTGGGCTGACGCTGGCAGTATCCCTTTTGACGGGCCGGACAAGTGAAGCTCTGCAGATTCTGATCTCCTTTGCCGTATTACGTCAGGTGTCGGGCGGGGTCCATCTCAGATCCGGTATTGCCTGTGTCTTGTTTACGGTAAGCTTGTTCACGGTCCTATCCTTTGTGGAGGTTAGTTCCCTTTACGTTATGCTAATGAATGGAACTAGTCTGTTAATCGTTTTATGGCTGGCGCCCATTGGAATTGAACGACAGACCCGGATTCCGAGGCGGCACTGGCCTAAGCTGAGAATCGTGGCGATACTGCTGGTAGCTGCCAATATCGTTATAGGCTCATCTGTTATCGCAGCCAGCTTTTTGGCACAATCCATCAGTCTGATTATAGCTAGAAGGGAGGTGAACATCTGA
- a CDS encoding cyclic lactone autoinducer peptide, translated as MRALQRKVVYKLASGLSALAALIVLVTASVLYINQPEVPEELLK; from the coding sequence ATGAGAGCTTTGCAGCGCAAAGTAGTGTATAAGCTTGCTTCTGGTTTGTCCGCCTTGGCTGCCCTTATCGTGTTGGTTACAGCAAGTGTATTATACATTAATCAACCGGAGGTTCCTGAAGAGTTACTTAAATAA
- a CDS encoding phage portal protein, whose product MGTINDFINDFGYSNTWFVEYVDEVNNQMRIMNILDIKEYISGKHLINTRPSEMFNGKEFVPRRIVLQYAKKLLEFGTAYLIGNKVTLTGNEKVVEAIKTVYKNGYDKLDFDLVHSVNRYGNAYEYVHVKDGKITSKLIDVADSYPVVTADNEYVAFVEAYTINNVTFYSVYYPDRVEKYSNSGGTLQSRGTFDNLTGLPVLYRNDNPIDDVYGRSDLEDYKSILDSMEDLISRSVDAFYKYITGIPVIKGQQLTGDKLPASIIGAGLVLDSDSEFAFVQNQFDHQAFETLYKHLMTSLLDISSTPGIVLGKTDISNLSEVSIKLLFSLSNLKAMISEKYIKDSMKMRYNKVRRLLELQGIVFKDEEWDTLDIVFQYAMPQSEKDIIDNLSKLREMSAISVESVLGHSPYTTDVNSELVRLSGERVNNDTSNDNDNKTVTN is encoded by the coding sequence ATGGGTACAATCAATGACTTTATAAATGATTTCGGATATAGTAACACTTGGTTTGTTGAGTATGTGGATGAAGTCAACAACCAAATGAGGATCATGAACATACTCGACATTAAAGAATACATATCTGGTAAACATTTAATTAATACTAGACCAAGTGAGATGTTTAACGGGAAAGAGTTCGTTCCTAGACGCATTGTGCTTCAATATGCCAAGAAATTACTTGAGTTTGGGACTGCATATCTTATCGGTAATAAAGTCACTCTAACGGGAAATGAGAAGGTTGTAGAAGCAATTAAAACTGTTTATAAAAATGGTTATGATAAACTGGATTTTGATTTAGTACATAGTGTCAATCGTTACGGCAATGCTTATGAATATGTTCATGTTAAGGATGGCAAGATCACAAGTAAATTGATTGATGTAGCGGATTCTTATCCAGTTGTGACAGCAGATAATGAATATGTCGCATTTGTTGAAGCCTATACGATTAACAATGTTACTTTCTATAGCGTCTACTATCCTGATCGTGTTGAGAAGTATAGTAACAGCGGTGGAACATTACAAAGTCGTGGAACATTTGACAATTTAACTGGATTGCCTGTGCTATATCGCAATGATAATCCTATTGATGATGTGTATGGACGTAGTGATTTGGAAGATTACAAAAGCATCCTCGACAGTATGGAAGATCTTATTAGTCGGAGTGTAGATGCTTTCTACAAATACATAACAGGTATTCCGGTAATTAAAGGCCAGCAATTAACAGGCGATAAACTCCCTGCATCTATCATTGGTGCTGGACTGGTGTTAGATTCAGATTCAGAGTTTGCATTTGTTCAGAATCAATTTGATCATCAAGCGTTTGAGACATTGTATAAGCACCTTATGACCAGTTTACTTGATATCAGTTCAACGCCTGGTATCGTATTGGGTAAGACAGACATAAGTAATCTGAGTGAAGTTAGTATTAAACTACTGTTCTCACTCAGTAACCTTAAAGCCATGATCAGTGAGAAGTATATTAAAGACAGTATGAAGATGCGCTATAACAAGGTTAGACGCTTACTGGAGTTGCAAGGGATTGTATTCAAAGATGAAGAATGGGATACATTGGATATCGTATTCCAATATGCTATGCCACAATCTGAAAAGGATATTATTGATAATCTCAGTAAGTTGAGAGAGATGAGTGCTATTAGTGTAGAAAGTGTATTAGGACATTCACCGTATACGACAGATGTGAACAGCGAATTAGTTAGATTAAGTGGTGAGCGTGTAAATAATGATACGAGTAATGACAATGACAATAAAACAGTGACTAACTAA
- a CDS encoding LytTR family transcriptional regulator DNA-binding domain-containing protein, whose protein sequence is MSTISVTRDTEGNTGVFSLDIAKITFMEFERTIYRIIVHTYDQTFYTVGTLKYWLNTLASSGYHFVLADRNTLIQVSNIIQLDKTFHIAYFGEDHRGVEQKCFLSEKGYKQILKYVKTSASDVKLVELPQW, encoded by the coding sequence TTGAGCACGATATCTGTTACTAGAGACACAGAGGGAAACACTGGTGTATTCTCACTCGATATTGCGAAAATAACTTTTATGGAATTTGAACGGACTATCTATCGGATCATTGTCCATACGTACGATCAGACCTTTTATACAGTAGGTACGCTGAAATATTGGCTTAATACCCTGGCCAGTTCAGGATATCACTTCGTTCTAGCAGATAGAAACACGTTAATTCAGGTTTCTAATATTATCCAGCTGGATAAGACGTTTCATATTGCTTATTTTGGGGAAGACCACAGAGGAGTCGAGCAAAAGTGTTTTCTGTCAGAGAAGGGCTACAAACAAATTCTAAAATACGTAAAAACATCCGCATCGGATGTTAAATTAGTGGAGCTGCCCCAGTGGTAG
- a CDS encoding Rpn family recombination-promoting nuclease/putative transposase, which translates to MIGVIIVELLDARNDFIFKKIFGSENNKDVLLAFLNSTFMEAGEPPLTEIVLMNPYTDKDAPADKQSILDIKAKTAEGKRINIEMQLFNPYNMEKRTLFYWSEMYYHQIQKGDDYSQLKKCVTINILNYSCLPNDRHHNVFHLREDHTGIQLNNDLEIHVMELTKLEEQAVPLTGGLINWLLFLKGVEQPNWEVLTMNEPMLKKAMDTLEFLSQDAATRMEYDARMKYLRDEASRMNGAKAEGRAEGRAEGERNKAEAMVRELLALGVETSIIVRASGLSEQEVLSLKTQMGRH; encoded by the coding sequence ATGATTGGAGTGATAATCGTGGAACTACTCGACGCACGGAATGACTTTATCTTCAAGAAAATTTTCGGCAGTGAGAATAACAAGGATGTCCTGCTGGCCTTCCTCAACAGTACCTTTATGGAGGCAGGCGAACCCCCGCTGACAGAGATTGTATTAATGAATCCGTACACTGATAAGGATGCTCCAGCGGATAAACAGTCTATTCTGGACATCAAGGCCAAGACGGCTGAGGGCAAACGGATCAACATCGAAATGCAGCTGTTCAATCCATACAATATGGAGAAGCGGACACTGTTCTACTGGAGCGAGATGTATTACCACCAGATTCAAAAAGGCGACGATTACAGTCAATTGAAGAAGTGTGTGACGATCAATATACTGAACTATTCCTGTCTTCCTAATGACCGCCATCATAATGTGTTTCATCTTCGGGAAGATCACACCGGAATTCAGTTGAACAACGATCTGGAGATTCATGTGATGGAATTAACAAAGCTTGAGGAGCAGGCCGTTCCATTAACTGGTGGTCTGATCAACTGGCTGTTATTCCTGAAGGGTGTTGAACAACCAAATTGGGAGGTGCTGACCATGAATGAACCGATGTTGAAAAAAGCAATGGATACGCTGGAGTTCCTGAGTCAGGATGCCGCTACACGTATGGAATATGATGCCCGGATGAAGTATTTGCGGGATGAGGCGTCACGAATGAATGGTGCTAAGGCTGAGGGGCGAGCTGAGGGACGAGCAGAAGGTGAGCGGAATAAGGCAGAGGCAATGGTGCGTGAACTTCTTGCTCTTGGAGTGGAAACCTCAATTATTGTTAGAGCCTCAGGTCTCTCAGAGCAAGAAGTTTTAAGCTTGAAAACACAAATGGGTAGACACTGA